Proteins encoded in a region of the Lujinxingia litoralis genome:
- a CDS encoding RHS repeat-associated core domain-containing protein, whose protein sequence is MSYRILFFLVLLTSFLATSAVAQQTTPPAPTMPAENIATIGVEESIVALSQGEEALTRTVTIIPFETFAYHFLLTHWYFDEGGAQLLGDAFPVRFDEAPLNLLDGVAETNALLNDIVVTGIEFDYYGPEPPYESVWFSGTEFIVTFDAAWVPGSNQTRVESQNFMYVHADLAGISPWVGHGQVDGVTMHTTGLRGVGLGECCTLNSNAPGITGIECGLVPVGPSGCPDDQPDCMFTLPIETVSIPNTGIDFNFRNGTYIDRTQTPPSSFGGWGASHPRHGGRPIRPVHSLPSYNEFSNKGVNPIPLPVPQKEVACQICTVVDLARCMETPTPQSTPFIGEDSCAPNKSGIDPLCARIGGAMGSLPAQCGGLGIGEFVNTAGCFGPTSSGVSGKLTTGLGGSSLTVDKCDGYPVPEYCNYVDGEAPGCFSPEVEDDANQFWIDHVMGCAYGNPGPDVACYENGACHRMAPGVVRCVHCNDDGHCRESILRDALAADPRESGDESSEGEGEVKDFSYEGMDIRAFEEYDEPDYNSPGEGGDGDDATEIAGSGNGNGNGDGDGDGTGEGPGNERATDGDPVLLGSGGLEDRIVDFVFDGQGIDLTFERTYRSKSDYRGTMGSNWSHNYDVRIVPITEANAPDWIAPYCTKNLISPNCILYEEGTEGTRIFYRDRGQASQTIYTPQAGDTSTVIATKDGWKHRTSDGTIRTFGKYGYLESIEDRFKNKVTLEYEFTPLGALYHTYCNARDREEINQQENYDHRFCDWLAYSLGDLAELDVSPDGVPATVVVGGENVPVIDTPELPCGSFGNRAAPRKSCYPMVHNLAQAVEYGERLRMISFIPESVQGTHMMRPTRVRDDHGRELTFEYEESLPPSSNTNVENLFRYGLLKAVSGPKGTRLEFEYNRPDSSEYPARLADMYLTGAFRADTELPGNTERTLEYKYPWSDQSTFWTATELEDVRAVYGNYYSSIRGCTMTPTYAGQVQNAVSQDTCSVGSIGGGGGTSSTTPGNPCFLRERSAQNYLAGLADNIIRVVDTGHVAIENSYETDFFHRNFDRVIEQKFGGVYVSAPPSNWVTGFPSYGFEYYSGLDNQMLSHPAVTQFFGDIVQETLVDQTFCTTSTDPACMTELLIHEDPVPFTTCNSETFEHQSQRCSIAHSSPFWMALPGANPFKYHERDPAHAGEITITAIPCSTIAAKNVGDPTHNGLVAHVEMNPSIGDGFPFVPFPGYSSFYTQGSRERVGEDVNRVCEWVKTVNRDGIETVRGLNYRGQVVLETTPRNVNQDQSYVAIRNKYNSDGNLIYESELHDETLQYGYTLYHYDNDWVDEDVVPGVVQGEDQDGNVFYLPVDYHIPPHVVEPGYWTRRNNVKEVQIVLESPAALEMGGGTLAHVKERRVQFEYEPLFNQVSSMNEYAVTDTDEWILAHQEAVDYDYQEAGLVDGQGNSSALANYMMGLIAWGWDFGHQAVIEVDPTTSEEIVVGYELSSDLEIRGDLSQADYLRTTQFTVSLGEGDLNGDNVEGGIGDTLLGLPVRRTIYPVAGVVSGEQARETKYAWSEFGKLIREEKDSGQVIQHYYYPKGEFGAGAGEPDISVFDSHAQSRGLRGRTEYTNWSNDDYETTLDAELESRRCGSLQGPFAFILPQGCSEGTGYSTLLNLGVKKSVLQKVLNGTGRTSHKSYRYDLKGDVVKEYRPEGVVTISYNGDRYPVAVSHPSKAITAIAYTPNGSEVRRAVIEYGPNSPLSDRRRVVDLYGKPLLEGEARVSGGCDVVFDGLPETVVDESMVAGVDLYAYEDCRLSRFSYTGEGRLASEERGGLVSAYLYNSLGSVVSFEEYSATSYNGRISGKVFTTEYDLNQNPVYQGVTGYDGTSEWELYSYDSAGNLITYQDPRGSIWDMKYSYKGELVERAFAGNIYGSDNLTSESRLSYNGFGELVQELKDGLLERQVLRLPDGRPYGIRTTGESDQWFTGTYDGSNLWTGVGDSHSSVGVRDGYQAMRYAFGIEWPTPGLQLSQDPAVISKESTLDSYGKPLVETATGASGSLRSSTVQRDVLGRALRVKDSRGRESYRSLDFVGNVLESCAVDALDASTNCALYSYDDYDRPSEIIDPEGGVTDVTYDTFGRKIASIATSVLPNGGGAPYEWMLYDDLDRITAKRDRIDDAVYFSYDARGDIESVSNDIDILRTFDFDSLGRISSMMSTSPLSSHQDAAYIENVNGVLTEKDFSVVRGYEYDVLGNVISESLDVGGETYVADHYYGYYPTSVEVATYVNSDFEVFREFDGRGREIFSSAYRTTSNSDVKGESFWLGQALAAHYGNNMTETRGYNDFYDLTHKEYSALTLVNGQPVNSGRADEYCGQHIHGYGWDPDLCGLPLLEMDLTYSNSGALESALTTYGFPNGMIRDGSDFSFHEYSYDGRHRIDAHDFYVQSSTSPLSVGASHSFLRDSAMGSLNKLVRNPSGDSVNFKRFGHGQLVDINAPEFGAVIDRDASGRVIDLPHQDVGLIAYDSLGQLIGTNDFEEVHIYDASGDHVANVHQDGSVVHHIRMGNGVYLQHRVHLDEYDFFVRSQEQNAYLGMIRSDGKALIPLVDERNSIVGVWDSEAMEMLEYRQYDTFGRVLVINGADQVICNEIDDLSANCSLSTFGGLGYTGAWRSDASGLYRFGARWYSTLLGEFMSSDPLWYVDSFNPYAYAAFDPVNRWDPTGLSSERHLEQSEGKGKKDEEDESKRPKPPKPPKPPKKNGNDDDWPNAADILAGLSAVVDVIPVVGSAKSAAEVVLGYDPITQQNVNRGEAALGIAMGLIPFGKVAGIAGKAGIRALSRLTARQGTKGGRHGAKMLSQLDDRKKLCFVGGTGVLAASGTIPIEDVDVGTVVIGAKGEAQEHRWKEVDLPAEASTIEPTVEEEVYLEFPFLRGVSMASHHWSLMSWPDLRNEFHQRFGLKHPQPNVH, encoded by the coding sequence ATGTCGTACCGAATTCTCTTTTTCCTTGTTTTGCTTACGTCGTTTCTCGCTACGTCGGCAGTCGCGCAGCAAACAACTCCGCCGGCGCCCACCATGCCCGCGGAAAATATTGCCACGATTGGTGTGGAGGAGTCGATTGTAGCCCTTTCGCAGGGGGAGGAAGCGCTGACGCGCACGGTAACCATCATTCCTTTCGAGACCTTCGCGTACCATTTTTTGTTGACGCATTGGTATTTTGATGAAGGAGGGGCGCAACTTCTTGGGGATGCGTTTCCTGTTCGATTCGATGAGGCACCTCTTAATCTTCTCGACGGCGTTGCTGAAACCAATGCGCTTCTTAATGATATCGTCGTAACGGGGATCGAGTTCGACTACTACGGACCGGAACCACCGTATGAATCTGTATGGTTCAGTGGCACAGAGTTCATCGTCACGTTTGATGCCGCATGGGTTCCCGGGTCAAACCAGACGCGCGTGGAATCACAAAACTTCATGTACGTTCACGCCGATCTTGCGGGCATATCGCCATGGGTAGGGCATGGACAGGTAGATGGGGTTACTATGCACACCACTGGCCTTCGGGGAGTGGGGTTGGGGGAGTGTTGTACGCTCAACAGCAACGCACCGGGGATCACAGGGATAGAATGTGGTCTTGTTCCCGTTGGGCCGTCCGGCTGCCCCGACGATCAGCCGGATTGTATGTTCACGCTCCCTATCGAAACGGTCTCGATTCCAAACACCGGAATCGACTTCAACTTTCGAAACGGAACCTACATTGATCGAACTCAAACTCCTCCATCGAGTTTTGGTGGGTGGGGTGCTTCGCATCCCCGACATGGCGGTCGACCAATTCGCCCTGTGCATTCCCTTCCTTCCTACAATGAATTTTCAAATAAGGGCGTGAACCCCATTCCGCTGCCTGTGCCGCAAAAAGAAGTGGCCTGCCAGATATGCACGGTTGTCGACCTCGCTCGGTGCATGGAGACACCGACTCCTCAATCGACTCCATTTATCGGGGAGGATTCGTGTGCGCCCAACAAAAGCGGCATCGATCCGCTCTGTGCGCGTATTGGTGGCGCGATGGGCTCGCTACCCGCGCAATGCGGAGGCCTGGGAATCGGGGAGTTCGTCAATACTGCCGGGTGTTTTGGCCCTACATCGTCAGGGGTCTCCGGTAAGCTCACAACTGGTCTGGGTGGATCCTCGCTCACTGTCGATAAATGCGACGGCTATCCCGTTCCTGAATACTGTAATTATGTTGATGGAGAAGCCCCGGGATGTTTTTCTCCTGAGGTAGAAGATGATGCAAACCAGTTCTGGATCGACCATGTGATGGGATGTGCATACGGAAACCCCGGACCCGATGTCGCCTGTTACGAAAATGGCGCTTGTCACAGGATGGCGCCCGGGGTCGTGCGATGCGTTCATTGTAATGACGATGGCCATTGCCGTGAATCAATACTCAGAGACGCGCTGGCAGCGGATCCGCGAGAGTCAGGTGACGAGTCAAGTGAAGGAGAGGGCGAAGTGAAGGATTTCTCCTACGAGGGGATGGATATCCGTGCCTTCGAGGAGTATGACGAGCCAGACTACAACTCACCGGGGGAGGGTGGAGATGGAGATGATGCAACAGAAATCGCTGGATCAGGTAATGGTAATGGTAATGGTGATGGTGATGGTGACGGAACGGGAGAAGGGCCCGGAAACGAGCGCGCTACGGACGGAGACCCCGTTTTGCTGGGCAGCGGGGGGCTCGAGGATAGAATTGTAGATTTTGTCTTCGATGGCCAGGGGATAGATCTTACTTTTGAGCGTACCTATCGATCCAAATCCGATTACCGAGGAACGATGGGGAGCAACTGGTCGCATAATTATGACGTGAGAATCGTCCCCATTACCGAAGCGAACGCCCCGGATTGGATTGCGCCTTATTGTACGAAAAACCTCATTTCTCCTAATTGCATTTTGTATGAGGAGGGAACGGAGGGGACCCGGATATTCTATCGCGATCGCGGGCAGGCATCCCAGACGATCTATACTCCTCAGGCTGGAGACACCAGCACGGTGATCGCGACTAAAGATGGCTGGAAACACCGGACAAGTGACGGCACCATCCGTACCTTTGGAAAGTACGGTTATCTCGAATCGATTGAAGATCGATTTAAAAACAAGGTGACTCTCGAATATGAGTTCACCCCCCTCGGCGCGCTTTACCATACGTATTGCAACGCGCGGGATCGCGAAGAGATCAATCAACAGGAAAACTACGACCATCGTTTTTGTGATTGGCTCGCGTATTCTCTGGGAGATTTGGCTGAGCTCGACGTAAGTCCGGACGGCGTGCCGGCTACCGTTGTTGTGGGAGGAGAAAATGTACCCGTTATCGATACACCAGAATTGCCTTGTGGATCATTCGGTAACAGAGCAGCCCCTCGTAAGTCTTGTTATCCTATGGTTCATAATCTGGCGCAGGCAGTTGAATACGGTGAGCGTCTCCGTATGATCAGCTTCATCCCGGAATCGGTGCAGGGAACGCATATGATGCGACCCACGCGAGTTCGGGACGATCACGGCCGAGAGTTGACTTTCGAATACGAGGAATCTCTGCCACCAAGCAGTAATACTAATGTTGAGAATCTCTTTCGTTATGGATTGCTGAAGGCGGTTTCCGGGCCGAAGGGAACCAGGCTGGAGTTCGAATACAATCGGCCGGATAGTTCAGAGTATCCGGCGCGACTGGCCGATATGTATTTGACGGGTGCATTCCGTGCCGACACCGAGCTCCCGGGAAATACCGAACGTACCCTGGAGTACAAATATCCCTGGAGTGACCAAAGCACGTTCTGGACTGCGACCGAACTCGAGGACGTTCGCGCCGTATACGGAAATTATTATAGCAGCATACGTGGGTGTACAATGACGCCGACGTACGCTGGTCAGGTGCAAAATGCGGTGTCACAAGATACATGCTCCGTTGGCTCGATTGGTGGTGGCGGAGGAACGTCTTCTACAACCCCCGGAAATCCCTGCTTTTTAAGAGAAAGGTCAGCTCAAAATTATCTGGCTGGCCTTGCTGATAACATCATTCGGGTTGTCGATACGGGGCATGTAGCGATCGAAAACTCTTATGAAACGGATTTTTTTCACAGAAATTTTGATCGCGTTATCGAACAAAAGTTCGGCGGAGTATATGTTTCGGCGCCTCCCAGTAACTGGGTGACGGGTTTTCCCTCATACGGATTTGAATACTATTCGGGACTCGATAATCAGATGTTGTCCCATCCCGCTGTGACGCAGTTCTTTGGGGATATTGTTCAGGAAACCCTGGTTGATCAAACCTTCTGCACCACCAGTACCGATCCTGCATGCATGACGGAACTCCTCATTCATGAAGATCCTGTTCCCTTTACGACATGCAATTCGGAAACATTTGAGCATCAATCACAACGCTGTAGTATCGCCCATTCCTCGCCATTTTGGATGGCGTTGCCCGGCGCCAATCCCTTTAAATACCACGAACGTGATCCTGCCCATGCTGGTGAAATCACGATCACGGCGATCCCGTGCTCGACGATTGCGGCAAAGAACGTGGGAGATCCCACGCATAACGGACTTGTTGCTCATGTTGAAATGAATCCTAGCATCGGCGACGGTTTCCCCTTTGTTCCCTTTCCCGGTTACTCGTCATTTTATACTCAAGGATCTAGAGAGCGAGTGGGGGAGGACGTAAATCGCGTATGCGAATGGGTGAAGACCGTGAACCGCGATGGCATTGAAACAGTGCGGGGGTTGAATTATCGGGGACAGGTTGTTCTCGAAACTACCCCGCGAAATGTGAATCAAGATCAGTCATACGTAGCCATCAGGAATAAGTATAACTCAGACGGTAATCTGATTTACGAATCTGAACTTCATGATGAAACTCTTCAGTATGGGTATACGTTATATCATTATGATAACGACTGGGTGGACGAGGACGTGGTGCCCGGGGTAGTGCAGGGAGAAGATCAAGACGGTAATGTGTTCTATCTTCCGGTGGACTATCATATACCGCCTCATGTCGTAGAGCCGGGATACTGGACGCGAAGAAATAATGTCAAAGAGGTTCAAATAGTGCTTGAATCTCCGGCTGCCTTGGAGATGGGTGGCGGAACTCTGGCGCATGTTAAAGAGCGTCGAGTTCAGTTCGAATATGAGCCGCTTTTTAATCAAGTTAGCTCAATGAATGAATATGCGGTTACGGATACCGATGAGTGGATACTCGCCCACCAAGAGGCCGTAGATTACGACTATCAGGAGGCAGGGCTCGTGGATGGCCAGGGGAACAGTTCTGCGCTGGCCAATTACATGATGGGTCTGATTGCCTGGGGTTGGGACTTCGGACATCAGGCAGTCATCGAAGTGGATCCCACTACGTCGGAAGAGATTGTGGTGGGATATGAATTGAGTTCCGATCTTGAGATCAGAGGCGACTTATCCCAAGCTGATTACTTACGAACAACACAATTTACGGTGTCCTTAGGGGAAGGAGATCTAAACGGAGATAATGTTGAGGGAGGTATAGGGGATACGTTACTCGGACTTCCGGTGCGCAGAACGATATATCCCGTAGCAGGAGTGGTGTCCGGCGAACAGGCCCGTGAAACCAAGTATGCCTGGTCAGAGTTTGGTAAGCTTATCCGTGAAGAGAAAGACTCTGGACAAGTGATACAGCACTACTACTACCCCAAAGGCGAATTTGGTGCGGGCGCTGGCGAGCCGGATATTAGTGTGTTTGACAGCCACGCGCAGAGCCGAGGCCTGAGGGGGCGTACGGAGTACACAAATTGGAGTAACGACGATTATGAAACTACGCTGGATGCAGAGCTGGAGTCCCGTCGGTGTGGAAGTCTTCAGGGCCCCTTCGCATTCATATTGCCGCAGGGGTGTTCGGAAGGAACGGGGTATTCAACGCTCTTAAATCTCGGTGTGAAAAAGAGTGTTTTGCAAAAGGTGCTTAATGGTACCGGGAGAACATCTCATAAAAGCTACAGATATGACCTTAAGGGAGATGTCGTTAAAGAGTATCGTCCTGAAGGTGTGGTGACCATATCATATAATGGTGATCGATATCCCGTAGCTGTGTCGCATCCTTCGAAGGCGATCACCGCGATTGCCTACACGCCTAATGGCTCGGAGGTTCGTCGCGCGGTGATTGAATACGGGCCGAATAGCCCTCTCTCCGATCGACGAAGGGTCGTGGATCTCTATGGAAAGCCTTTGCTGGAAGGCGAGGCGCGGGTAAGTGGTGGATGCGATGTGGTGTTCGATGGCTTGCCAGAAACGGTGGTGGATGAGTCTATGGTGGCAGGCGTAGATTTATATGCCTATGAAGACTGTAGACTTTCCCGTTTTTCGTACACCGGGGAGGGGCGCCTTGCCAGTGAAGAAAGGGGCGGGCTGGTATCGGCCTATCTTTACAACAGTCTGGGATCTGTTGTGTCATTCGAGGAGTACTCTGCAACTTCCTATAATGGTCGAATTTCCGGAAAGGTGTTCACAACTGAGTATGATCTTAACCAGAATCCAGTGTACCAGGGGGTAACGGGATATGACGGTACGTCTGAGTGGGAGCTTTACTCATACGATTCTGCCGGAAACCTCATTACCTATCAGGACCCACGGGGCAGTATCTGGGATATGAAGTATTCCTATAAAGGTGAATTAGTAGAGAGGGCTTTTGCCGGCAATATATACGGGAGCGATAATCTCACGAGTGAATCACGCTTGAGTTACAATGGTTTTGGTGAGCTTGTTCAAGAACTTAAGGATGGTCTCCTAGAGCGTCAGGTTCTTCGTCTTCCTGATGGGCGTCCTTATGGTATTCGCACCACGGGAGAAAGCGATCAATGGTTTACCGGCACGTATGATGGCTCCAACCTCTGGACTGGAGTCGGGGACTCGCATTCGTCGGTAGGAGTCCGAGATGGATATCAAGCGATGAGGTACGCATTTGGTATCGAGTGGCCGACGCCCGGACTGCAGTTGAGCCAAGATCCGGCAGTGATCTCGAAAGAGTCAACATTGGATAGCTATGGAAAGCCCTTGGTGGAGACGGCGACAGGCGCCAGCGGGTCTTTGCGCTCTTCCACGGTACAACGCGACGTTTTGGGAAGGGCGCTAAGAGTAAAAGACTCGCGTGGGCGAGAGAGCTATAGAAGCCTCGATTTTGTCGGTAACGTGCTGGAGTCATGCGCAGTGGACGCGTTGGACGCTTCGACGAACTGTGCGCTATATTCCTACGACGACTATGATCGTCCGTCGGAAATTATTGACCCCGAGGGGGGGGTCACAGATGTGACGTACGATACATTCGGGCGAAAGATCGCATCCATCGCGACGAGCGTTTTGCCGAATGGCGGTGGGGCTCCCTATGAGTGGATGCTCTACGATGACCTGGATCGTATCACCGCCAAGCGCGACCGTATCGACGACGCGGTTTACTTTAGTTATGATGCCCGGGGGGATATCGAGTCGGTCTCTAACGATATCGACATACTGCGTACCTTTGATTTTGATTCCCTGGGACGCATTTCTTCGATGATGTCGACCAGCCCGCTAAGTTCCCATCAGGATGCGGCATACATCGAGAATGTTAACGGGGTGCTCACGGAGAAAGATTTTAGTGTGGTCAGGGGGTACGAGTATGATGTTTTGGGTAACGTCATAAGCGAAAGCTTGGATGTGGGCGGGGAAACGTATGTAGCCGATCACTATTATGGCTACTATCCTACCTCCGTTGAGGTCGCGACTTATGTAAATTCGGACTTTGAGGTATTCCGGGAGTTCGATGGAAGGGGGCGGGAGATTTTTTCGTCGGCGTACCGAACGACATCTAACAGTGATGTTAAGGGGGAATCGTTTTGGTTGGGCCAGGCGCTCGCGGCGCATTACGGAAACAATATGACGGAAACGCGAGGTTATAATGACTTTTATGACCTGACACATAAGGAATACAGTGCGCTCACACTCGTCAACGGTCAGCCGGTCAATTCCGGAAGGGCCGACGAGTACTGCGGTCAACATATCCATGGTTATGGATGGGATCCCGATCTCTGTGGATTGCCGCTCTTGGAGATGGATTTGACCTATTCCAACTCAGGGGCATTGGAAAGCGCGCTTACCACGTACGGTTTCCCGAATGGGATGATACGTGATGGGAGTGACTTCTCATTTCATGAGTATAGCTATGATGGCCGTCATCGTATTGATGCGCATGATTTTTATGTTCAGTCTTCAACCTCGCCGCTTAGCGTGGGCGCTTCTCACTCGTTCCTTCGCGATTCAGCGATGGGAAGTCTTAATAAGCTGGTGCGAAACCCGTCCGGCGATAGTGTGAATTTTAAGCGCTTCGGTCATGGGCAGCTCGTGGATATCAATGCACCGGAGTTTGGCGCGGTCATTGATCGCGATGCTTCGGGAAGAGTCATCGATTTGCCCCATCAGGATGTAGGTCTTATTGCTTATGATAGTTTAGGTCAGCTCATTGGAACGAACGATTTTGAGGAAGTTCATATTTATGACGCTTCTGGAGATCACGTGGCCAATGTGCATCAAGACGGTTCGGTGGTGCATCATATTCGAATGGGAAATGGTGTGTACCTTCAACACCGTGTGCATTTGGATGAATATGACTTCTTTGTGCGTAGTCAGGAGCAGAATGCTTACCTGGGCATGATTCGGTCAGATGGTAAGGCTCTTATTCCTCTTGTCGATGAGCGAAACTCCATTGTCGGTGTGTGGGATTCGGAAGCAATGGAGATGTTGGAGTATCGCCAGTACGATACGTTTGGACGCGTTCTCGTTATCAACGGCGCGGACCAGGTTATCTGTAACGAGATTGATGATTTGAGTGCGAATTGCTCTCTGTCGACGTTTGGCGGGCTTGGGTATACGGGAGCCTGGCGTTCGGATGCTTCCGGGCTCTACCGCTTTGGTGCGCGTTGGTACTCGACATTGCTGGGTGAGTTTATGAGTTCCGATCCCCTGTGGTACGTGGATTCCTTTAATCCGTATGCGTATGCGGCATTTGATCCGGTAAATCGTTGGGATCCGACGGGCCTTAGCTCTGAGCGTCATCTGGAGCAGTCGGAAGGCAAAGGTAAGAAGGATGAGGAGGACGAGTCCAAGCGACCGAAGCCACCAAAGCCACCAAAGCCGCCGAAGAAGAATGGCAATGATGATGATTGGCCCAATGCAGCTGATATACTTGCAGGTCTCTCAGCTGTGGTTGATGTGATCCCTGTGGTGGGGAGTGCTAAGAGTGCTGCTGAGGTGGTTTTGGGATACGACCCGATTACCCAACAGAATGTGAACCGCGGGGAGGCGGCTCTGGGCATCGCGATGGGGCTGATCCCCTTTGGTAAAGTAGCCGGGATAGCCGGGAAGGCCGGGATACGGGCGCTTTCTAGGCTTACCGCTCGGCAGGGGACGAAAGGCGGAAGGCATGGTGCGAAGATGTTGTCTCAATTAGACGATCGCAAGAAACTTTGCTTTGTTGGTGGTACCGGTGTGTTGGCGGCGTCCGGGACGATACCCATTGAAGATGTGGACGTGGGTACCGTTGTTATCGGGGCCAAAGGGGAGGCGCAAGAACATCGTTGGAAAGAGGTAGATCTGCCAGCGGAGGCGTCCACTATAGAACCAACCGTCGAAGAGGAGGTTTATCTGGAGTTTCCATTTCTTCGGGGTGTGTCAATGGCGAGTCATCATTGGTCGCTTATGAGTTGGCCGGATTTGAGAAACGAGTTTCATCAAAGATTCGGTCTGAAGCATCCACAGCCAAACGTTCATTGA
- a CDS encoding polymorphic toxin-type HINT domain-containing protein: protein MGEVREMNVSSAGSGVYKFRLLFLAVFVTFLGSCGAGFDHSSAEVGTGSLEFEGELSSLGEGIAEGELSGDEGWYFDSRTLTWKVGSVESAEGQSSVREYFVGGQLFQRERGGEAFTTAFLADKQSLLKAGATWDPKSAAGEPTANDVVYVVGEDARHELLAQVGPGEEFAFLGRVFEARREAGRLEIRFTGKTMHRVVDTFERQAYEVVDLDVVYAAEGAADTISGTPEHPFFVPARGDYVPMGELDAGTVLRTTDGSLARVVGSERRQGGFEVFNFEVEDAHNYYVSSPRGSPGVLVHNVCVDRVREVNNLPKNARLTDDVDDVFNRLEKHNGIDPNVASDRLHKIKNSDGFNGDDNVVFDLTGNVFNPSTGELMGTLTAGGAR from the coding sequence ATGGGTGAGGTGAGAGAGATGAACGTTTCGAGTGCTGGTTCTGGTGTGTATAAGTTTCGGCTACTTTTTCTCGCAGTTTTTGTGACGTTTCTGGGAAGTTGCGGTGCCGGCTTTGACCATTCGTCCGCCGAAGTCGGTACCGGCAGTCTCGAATTCGAGGGGGAGTTGTCGAGTCTGGGGGAGGGGATTGCCGAGGGGGAGCTTTCTGGTGATGAAGGCTGGTACTTCGATTCTCGGACGCTCACGTGGAAGGTGGGTTCCGTCGAGTCTGCGGAGGGCCAGTCTTCTGTCCGAGAGTATTTTGTCGGCGGGCAACTTTTTCAGCGGGAGCGCGGTGGGGAAGCATTCACGACGGCGTTTCTGGCCGACAAACAATCGCTGCTAAAGGCCGGGGCCACCTGGGATCCGAAGTCGGCCGCTGGCGAGCCGACCGCGAATGACGTGGTGTATGTTGTCGGGGAAGATGCGCGTCACGAGCTTCTCGCTCAGGTCGGACCGGGGGAAGAGTTCGCCTTTCTGGGGCGGGTCTTTGAAGCTCGTCGTGAGGCCGGACGGCTCGAGATTCGCTTTACGGGCAAGACCATGCATCGCGTGGTGGACACCTTTGAGCGACAAGCCTACGAGGTCGTCGACCTAGACGTCGTTTACGCCGCGGAGGGAGCGGCGGATACCATCTCGGGCACCCCGGAGCATCCCTTCTTCGTGCCGGCTCGGGGGGATTATGTGCCCATGGGCGAGCTCGATGCCGGGACGGTGCTGCGCACCACCGACGGGAGCCTGGCCCGTGTGGTGGGCTCGGAGCGGCGCCAGGGTGGCTTCGAGGTTTTTAATTTTGAGGTCGAGGATGCCCACAACTACTATGTGAGCTCGCCGCGGGGAAGTCCCGGGGTGTTGGTGCATAATGTGTGCGTCGACCGAGTTCGGGAAGTTAACAACTTGCCGAAGAATGCGAGATTGACAGACGACGTTGATGACGTATTCAATCGATTAGAAAAACACAATGGCATTGATCCGAACGTCGCAAGTGATCGGCTTCATAAGATTAAGAACTCTGACGGGTTCAATGGAGATGACAATGTTGTCTTCGATCTAACTGGAAACGTGTTTAACCCATCAACCGGGGAGCTTATGGGCACCCTTACCGCCGGCGGTGCGAGGTAG
- a CDS encoding integrase core domain-containing protein, with translation MLRSDNGNVFTSKSFIGSCKQYGLTQEFITLYTPQQNGLIERFFRSLKEECIWMTNFKTFAQARDAIESCGEFHNTERPHQVFGYKSPAEYGAQFGELVA, from the coding sequence GTGCTGCGTAGCGACAATGGCAACGTGTTCACGTCGAAGTCTTTCATCGGGAGTTGCAAGCAGTACGGTCTGACCCAGGAATTCATCACACTCTATACGCCGCAGCAGAACGGGCTGATTGAACGCTTCTTCCGCTCGCTCAAGGAGGAGTGCATCTGGATGACAAACTTCAAGACCTTTGCGCAGGCCCGAGACGCGATTGAGAGCTGTGGCGAGTTCCACAACACCGAGAGGCCTCACCAAGTGTTCGGGTATAAATCACCGGCGGAGTATGGTGCTCAGTTTGGTGAGTTGGTTGCTTGA
- a CDS encoding nucleoside deaminase yields the protein MITDQDRHHLTRCVELATEALNEGDAPFGSLLVHEGKVLREARNRIHTRDDATQHPEFEIARWAAAHLTPEQRAQAVVYTSGEHCPMCAAAHGWVGLGRIVYASSTGQLVQWLDELGAPESPLHPLPITEVIKDARVEGPVEGLDAQVRALHARRHRG from the coding sequence ATGATCACCGACCAGGACCGCCACCACCTCACCCGCTGCGTTGAACTGGCCACCGAGGCCCTCAACGAAGGCGATGCCCCCTTCGGCTCATTGCTCGTGCACGAAGGAAAGGTGCTCCGGGAGGCCCGCAACCGCATCCACACCCGCGACGACGCCACCCAACACCCCGAGTTCGAGATCGCCCGCTGGGCCGCCGCCCACCTCACCCCCGAGCAGCGCGCTCAGGCGGTGGTCTACACCTCTGGCGAGCACTGCCCGATGTGCGCCGCCGCCCACGGCTGGGTGGGGCTGGGCCGCATCGTCTACGCCAGCTCCACCGGCCAGCTCGTGCAGTGGCTCGACGAGCTCGGCGCCCCCGAGAGCCCCCTGCACCCCCTCCCGATCACCGAGGTGATCAAAGACGCCCGGGTCGAAGGCCCCGTCGAGGGGCTCGACGCACAGGTCCGCGCGCTCCACGCTCGCCGCCACCGGGGATAA